One region of Candidatus Peribacteraceae bacterium genomic DNA includes:
- a CDS encoding acyltransferase, which translates to MIRRIWNLIVRTVASHLPPSPLKSFLYGRSGLRVGKHVHISPGVYVADGYRPDLVTLEDFSVLAPNVVLVPSSHPNTSFVAEIWDVSKRAPITVGRGCWVGAGAVILPGVTIGTGVIVGANAVVTKDVPPFAIVAGVPARVMGDVRRKPLKSPEALERWRRELGPEFDAPPIQREGE; encoded by the coding sequence ATGATCCGGCGCATCTGGAACCTCATCGTGCGGACTGTGGCGAGTCACCTCCCGCCCTCTCCCCTCAAGTCCTTCCTCTATGGACGGTCGGGGCTGCGCGTGGGGAAACATGTCCACATCAGCCCCGGCGTCTACGTCGCCGATGGATACCGTCCCGACCTTGTGACGCTGGAGGATTTCAGCGTCCTCGCCCCCAACGTCGTGCTCGTACCCAGCTCGCATCCCAACACGTCCTTCGTGGCGGAAATCTGGGACGTGTCGAAGCGCGCGCCCATCACGGTGGGACGGGGTTGCTGGGTGGGCGCAGGAGCGGTGATCCTCCCGGGCGTGACCATCGGCACGGGGGTGATCGTTGGGGCGAATGCCGTGGTCACCAAGGACGTGCCCCCCTTTGCCATCGTGGCGGGTGTGCCCGCACGCGTCATGGGAGATGTGCGCCGTAAGCCGCTCAAATCCCCGGAGGCGCTGGAGCGCTGGCGACGGGAACTGGGCCCCGAATTCGACGCCCCTCCTATACAGAGAGAAGGGGAATGA
- a CDS encoding glycosyltransferase family 4 protein — protein sequence MGCTVCAFGHFDLEGGRSWVIRTGLLEHGCNVVLCRTEAKGFLRKYRDLWRRWHALAVRVDVLYLVFLGHYLSPLAWFLAKRRNIPFIADAFLSLYDTEVFDRRRVSRFHPRAWILWFVDWLTCRLADVVLLDTEEHVDYFVRTFRIPREKFLVLPIGSRTDIFRPLEKSHEAGVTTTNNTHSLPPQGEGLGMRDGGGGFIVEFHGTFIPLQGIETILAAAKELQAREEDVRFLLIGKGQTYPHAESLVREWGLMNVTLAGHRDMAELPRIIADADVCLGVFGTTSKALRIIPTKAYEILLCGKPLVTAATPASERVLEDGEQALLVPPGDGHALAEALLRLKRDTGLRSRIAENGRKLAETAFSPGAITAPLLHWLRRHGT from the coding sequence ATGGGATGCACCGTCTGCGCATTCGGCCATTTTGACCTTGAGGGAGGGCGGAGCTGGGTGATCCGGACCGGCCTCCTGGAGCACGGCTGCAACGTGGTCCTGTGCCGGACGGAGGCCAAGGGATTTCTGCGTAAATATCGGGATCTCTGGCGCCGGTGGCACGCACTCGCGGTCCGGGTCGACGTTCTCTATCTCGTATTCCTGGGACACTACCTCTCGCCACTCGCCTGGTTCCTTGCGAAACGAAGGAACATTCCCTTCATCGCCGACGCGTTCCTCTCCCTCTACGACACCGAAGTCTTCGACCGGCGGCGCGTCTCCCGCTTCCATCCCCGGGCGTGGATCCTCTGGTTCGTCGATTGGCTCACCTGCCGCCTCGCGGACGTCGTCCTCCTTGATACGGAGGAGCACGTGGATTATTTCGTCCGCACCTTCCGCATCCCGCGTGAGAAGTTCCTCGTCCTCCCCATCGGTTCGCGCACCGACATCTTCCGCCCTCTCGAGAAATCCCACGAAGCAGGAGTTACAACCACAAACAACACACATTCCCTTCCCCCTCAGGGGGAAGGGTTAGGGATGAGGGATGGGGGAGGGGGCTTTATTGTGGAATTCCACGGGACGTTCATCCCCCTCCAGGGGATCGAGACCATCCTGGCCGCGGCGAAAGAACTGCAGGCGCGGGAGGAGGACGTCCGCTTCCTGCTCATTGGCAAAGGCCAGACCTATCCCCATGCCGAGAGCCTTGTCCGGGAATGGGGACTGATGAATGTCACCTTGGCCGGCCACCGGGACATGGCGGAACTCCCGCGCATCATCGCGGACGCCGACGTGTGCCTGGGAGTCTTCGGGACCACCTCGAAAGCCCTGCGCATCATCCCCACCAAAGCCTATGAAATCCTCCTCTGCGGCAAGCCGCTCGTGACGGCGGCTACGCCGGCATCCGAACGCGTCCTGGAGGACGGGGAACAGGCCTTGCTCGTGCCACCGGGGGACGGGCATGCGCTGGCGGAAGCCCTTCTCCGGCTCAAGAGGGACACGGGGCTCCGCAGCCGCATCGCGGAAAACGGGCGGAAACTCGCGGAAACCGCATTCTCGCCGGGCGCGATCACCGCTCCCTTGCTACACTGGCTGCGGCGTCATGGCACGTAA
- a CDS encoding NAD-dependent epimerase/dehydratase family protein: protein MARKVFITGVAGFLGSHLADRFLQKGDHVVGCDNLIGGYLDNVSDEVEFYQYDCKYLNSMKKVMQGVDTVYHCAATAYEGLSVFAPNLIVQNTMQITASVITAAISSGVRRFVYCSSMARYGAQDRVPFTEDMDCKPQDPYGIAKLGGELLLRNLAQVHGMEYVIAVPHNIIGPRQKYDDPYRNVASIMINLMLQGRQPIMYGDGEQKRCFSFVKDDIQILEKLIDAPRVAGEVINIGPDEEFVTINELARVIADILQFRLDPVYVADRPQEVKLATCSAEKARRLLGYKTQYTLRKGLEEMAEWIAARGPKKFKYTFDLEIVNAKTPRTWKDRMF, encoded by the coding sequence ATGGCACGTAAAGTCTTCATCACGGGCGTCGCGGGTTTCCTGGGCAGCCACTTGGCGGACCGGTTCCTCCAGAAGGGTGACCACGTTGTGGGATGCGATAACCTCATCGGCGGATATCTGGATAATGTGTCGGACGAAGTGGAGTTCTACCAGTACGACTGCAAGTACCTCAACTCCATGAAGAAGGTGATGCAGGGCGTGGACACCGTGTACCACTGCGCCGCGACCGCCTACGAAGGCCTGAGCGTCTTCGCCCCCAACCTGATCGTGCAGAACACCATGCAGATCACCGCTTCCGTCATCACGGCCGCCATTAGTTCCGGCGTGCGGCGGTTCGTCTACTGTTCCAGCATGGCGCGCTACGGCGCGCAGGACCGCGTGCCGTTCACGGAAGACATGGACTGCAAACCGCAGGACCCGTACGGCATCGCAAAACTCGGCGGTGAACTGCTCCTCAGGAACCTCGCACAGGTGCACGGGATGGAGTATGTCATCGCCGTGCCGCACAATATCATCGGACCGCGCCAGAAGTACGACGATCCCTACCGCAACGTGGCGAGCATCATGATCAACCTCATGCTGCAGGGGCGCCAGCCCATCATGTACGGGGACGGGGAACAGAAACGCTGCTTCAGCTTCGTCAAAGATGACATCCAGATCCTGGAGAAGCTCATCGATGCGCCCCGGGTGGCGGGCGAAGTGATCAACATAGGCCCCGATGAGGAATTCGTGACGATCAACGAGCTCGCCCGCGTCATCGCGGATATCCTGCAGTTCCGGTTGGACCCCGTCTATGTTGCGGACCGCCCTCAAGAAGTGAAACTCGCCACCTGTTCCGCGGAGAAGGCGCGCAGGCTCCTCGGTTATAAGACGCAGTACACCCTGCGGAAGGGGCTGGAGGAAATGGCCGAATGGATCGCGGCGCGCGGCCCCAAGAAATTCAAGTACACGTTCGACCTGGAGATCGTGAACGCAAAGACGCCGCGGACCTGGAAGGACCGCATGTTCTGA
- a CDS encoding class I SAM-dependent methyltransferase has product MSFDRVFVSTLPGWLTGKESFLLYTLAQRCKGKGAIVEIGSWKGKSTVCLAQGSRDGTGGKVHAIDPFTGSSEHGQVYTFPEFRENIRRGGVEEWVVPVPKTSEAAHEGWNQPVELLWVDGAHEFEWVDLDFRLWSPHLVPGGVIAFHDSTDPGVWPVIDRELFLGKDFKRIRFLHGITYAVKGKPFPFANRGMMLLRDIKYAIWKLRDRYRKRRKKALSRPAAGPGA; this is encoded by the coding sequence ATGAGCTTCGACCGAGTCTTCGTTTCCACACTGCCCGGATGGCTGACAGGGAAAGAATCTTTCCTTCTCTACACCCTCGCCCAACGCTGTAAGGGCAAGGGCGCCATCGTGGAAATCGGTTCCTGGAAGGGGAAATCCACCGTCTGCCTCGCGCAAGGATCGCGTGACGGCACCGGGGGGAAAGTGCATGCCATAGACCCCTTCACGGGATCTTCGGAACACGGACAGGTATACACCTTCCCGGAGTTCCGGGAGAACATCCGGCGGGGGGGAGTGGAGGAATGGGTGGTGCCCGTCCCCAAGACCTCAGAGGCGGCGCATGAAGGATGGAATCAGCCCGTGGAACTCCTGTGGGTTGACGGCGCACACGAGTTTGAATGGGTGGATCTCGATTTCCGTCTCTGGTCACCGCACCTGGTTCCCGGCGGCGTGATCGCCTTCCACGATTCCACGGACCCCGGCGTCTGGCCGGTGATCGACCGGGAGCTGTTCTTGGGAAAGGATTTTAAGCGCATCCGCTTTCTGCACGGCATTACATACGCCGTGAAAGGCAAACCCTTCCCCTTCGCCAATCGCGGCATGATGTTGCTCCGGGACATCAAATACGCGATCTGGAAGCTGCGGGACCGGTACCGTAAACGCAGGAAGAAAGCGTTGAGCCGCCCTGCTGCAGGACCCGGCGCATGA
- a CDS encoding polysaccharide deacetylase family protein, producing the protein MPLLNGTDLLPSIGHTLEDASLPRTAVLTCDIEPDYGGRTGTAELLREKRFTAELMRWCGDRSLPLSAFVVTSLLGERLPAVDALRDGGIDVHCHAHTHNVRTYFQHSREEIARSQEAFTAFFGASATGYRAPQGILLPGDDTALAQNGFLFDSSVFPGRRPGLFDCRTLPLTPWEWRSGVLELPLAATARRRLLTLSHLKLRGKTLWQSILRQDALPPILIVDSHLHDFFPPSSAAGLPWTLRLAYARNRTKGFALLEWLLDVLRERGYRFQSMTGLAQTLREALRA; encoded by the coding sequence ATGCCGCTCCTCAACGGCACTGACCTGTTGCCCTCCATCGGCCACACTCTGGAGGACGCGTCACTTCCCCGCACCGCCGTCCTCACCTGCGACATCGAACCTGATTACGGCGGCAGAACGGGGACTGCCGAGCTCCTCCGGGAGAAGCGCTTCACGGCGGAACTCATGCGCTGGTGCGGCGACCGCTCCCTCCCCCTCAGCGCCTTCGTGGTCACGTCGCTCCTCGGGGAACGCCTCCCCGCCGTTGACGCCCTCCGTGACGGAGGAATTGACGTGCACTGTCACGCGCACACGCACAACGTGCGAACGTACTTCCAACATTCACGGGAGGAAATTGCGCGATCACAGGAAGCATTCACGGCGTTCTTCGGTGCGTCGGCGACGGGGTACCGTGCGCCCCAGGGCATTCTGCTTCCCGGCGACGATACTGCACTGGCACAGAACGGCTTCCTCTTCGATTCCTCCGTCTTCCCGGGACGGCGTCCGGGACTCTTCGATTGCCGTACGCTTCCTCTCACCCCATGGGAATGGCGAAGCGGAGTGCTGGAATTGCCGCTCGCGGCAACGGCACGACGACGCCTGCTCACTCTCAGCCACCTCAAACTGCGAGGCAAGACACTCTGGCAATCCATCCTGCGGCAGGATGCCCTTCCCCCGATCCTCATCGTCGATTCACACCTCCACGACTTCTTCCCTCCCTCCTCCGCTGCGGGACTGCCCTGGACTCTGCGCCTCGCCTATGCGCGCAACCGCACGAAGGGCTTTGCGCTCCTCGAATGGCTGCTGGACGTGCTGCGGGAGAGGGGCTACCGCTTCCAGAGCATGACGGGGCTGGCGCAAACCCTGCGAGAGGCATTGCGAGCCTGA
- a CDS encoding GtrA family protein, which yields MPIRRAIAFARAHKPLILQFTRYLFSGGLAAFIDLSTYVILVQLGVDKFIASPAGNITGLLSAFFLHKFLVFREKRMAPKQFARYMILQAWNGIAQIAVIWLVVDVMGEDKTVAKILGIGLTVSWNFFLYKFLVYI from the coding sequence ATGCCCATCCGCCGCGCCATCGCCTTTGCCCGCGCCCACAAGCCCCTCATCCTCCAATTCACCCGCTACCTCTTCAGCGGAGGCTTGGCTGCTTTCATTGACCTTTCCACGTACGTGATATTGGTGCAATTGGGAGTGGACAAGTTCATCGCCTCCCCGGCTGGAAACATCACGGGGCTGCTCAGCGCTTTCTTCCTCCACAAATTCCTCGTCTTCAGGGAGAAGCGGATGGCTCCGAAGCAGTTCGCCCGTTACATGATTTTGCAGGCTTGGAACGGCATCGCACAGATCGCCGTCATTTGGCTGGTGGTGGACGTGATGGGGGAAGACAAGACCGTGGCAAAGATTTTAGGCATCGGCCTCACGGTGTCGTGGAACTTCTTCCTCTACAAGTTCCTCGTGTACATCTGA
- a CDS encoding lysylphosphatidylglycerol synthase transmembrane domain-containing protein: MPSRLRTSAILVGAAKGIGVLLFGVILLRLDAAQAAAVLASVPSAVLLAALGLFPAMYLLRSLRWHILSNIAPEPIPFNESVRVYCASLFLGIVTPGKMGETFKIPVLVAKGLSAKTSVLLTVLDRLLDIACIGTLGILAAGILFSWKTTAALGICTILFGILAGFTVRTRAARESAAVRHWLRHMPQVLLLTLLSWSLYFLQLLVLAKGFDLAVPMIPFLAIMTMTGILSLVPIAPAGLGTREAALLVFFTPYGVTPERTIAFSFSIFLLTIVGSLIGAYYWLRRPYSPPTHAAPQRH, translated from the coding sequence ACGCCGCGCAGGCGGCCGCCGTCCTCGCGTCCGTCCCGTCCGCCGTCCTCCTCGCCGCCTTGGGATTATTCCCCGCGATGTACCTGCTCCGTTCCCTACGGTGGCACATCCTGTCGAACATCGCTCCGGAACCCATTCCTTTCAACGAGTCGGTGCGCGTCTACTGCGCCAGCCTGTTTCTGGGCATCGTGACGCCGGGCAAGATGGGAGAAACCTTCAAGATTCCCGTGCTCGTCGCCAAAGGGCTCTCCGCCAAAACGAGCGTTCTGCTCACCGTCCTGGACCGCCTGCTCGATATCGCCTGTATCGGAACGCTCGGTATCCTCGCAGCAGGCATCCTCTTCTCGTGGAAGACGACCGCCGCCCTGGGTATCTGCACGATACTCTTCGGCATCCTCGCCGGCTTCACCGTCCGCACTCGTGCCGCGAGGGAAAGCGCAGCCGTCCGGCATTGGCTGCGGCACATGCCGCAGGTGCTCCTGCTCACACTCCTCAGTTGGTCTCTCTACTTCCTACAACTTCTCGTGCTCGCAAAAGGATTCGACCTCGCGGTGCCGATGATTCCCTTCCTTGCCATCATGACAATGACGGGGATCTTGAGCCTCGTTCCCATCGCCCCGGCCGGCCTGGGAACACGCGAAGCCGCACTCCTCGTCTTCTTCACCCCGTACGGCGTCACTCCCGAGCGGACGATTGCCTTCTCCTTCTCCATCTTCCTGCTCACCATCGTCGGCTCGCTCATCGGCGCCTACTACTGGTTGCGTCGACCGTATTCCCCTCCGACTCATGCCGCTCCTCAACGGCACTGA
- a CDS encoding glycosyltransferase family 4 protein encodes MIPSSLAAPPRLRILYLNHARFPSEKAHSRQMAEVCAAMVRLGHDVTMTVPTAGRDVPLDPRDAYGVFPTFPVERLRHFDPWTTLLVPGAFKMLVGTWFYRLALRRYLRAHPADLLYLRSPLLLRTAVRSGAPVILELHTLPRRGRTRFVGLCNECRKVVCLTSPMRGELASWGVAPSRLAVEGDAVDLAPFVSTPSLHEAKLMWRLDPVHPVIGYVGSLVTQDTIQKGVGELLQAFKLLSQRGVLFRGWIVGGPAGWAERYKRMALELGIASLVRFEGRIGADEVPSALAACDALAYPAPRSDHPYFRRDTSPLKIFEYLAARRPIVAADLPPLRDVLDGSVARLCAPGDPASLAQALEDVLKHPQEAQTRVQEGWQRVQTHTWEERMKRILILS; translated from the coding sequence GTGATCCCGTCTTCGCTTGCAGCTCCGCCGCGGCTTCGTATCCTCTACCTCAACCATGCCCGGTTCCCTTCCGAGAAGGCGCACAGCCGCCAGATGGCCGAGGTGTGTGCCGCGATGGTACGTCTGGGGCATGACGTCACCATGACGGTCCCCACGGCGGGGCGGGACGTTCCCCTGGATCCCCGCGACGCGTACGGCGTGTTCCCCACCTTTCCCGTCGAACGCCTGCGGCACTTCGATCCCTGGACGACACTTCTTGTTCCGGGCGCTTTCAAAATGCTTGTGGGGACGTGGTTCTACAGGCTCGCGCTCCGCCGGTACCTGCGGGCGCATCCCGCGGACCTCCTCTACTTGCGCTCCCCGCTCCTCCTCCGCACCGCAGTCCGCTCGGGTGCCCCCGTCATCCTGGAGCTCCACACGCTCCCGCGCCGGGGAAGGACGAGGTTCGTCGGCCTGTGCAATGAATGCAGGAAGGTGGTGTGCCTCACGAGCCCCATGCGGGGGGAGCTGGCTTCCTGGGGGGTGGCCCCGTCACGCCTGGCCGTGGAAGGCGACGCCGTGGATCTGGCTCCTTTCGTTTCAACTCCCTCCCTCCATGAAGCGAAGCTGATGTGGCGATTGGATCCCGTCCATCCCGTGATCGGCTACGTGGGTTCCCTCGTGACGCAGGACACCATCCAGAAAGGGGTGGGCGAACTGTTGCAGGCGTTCAAGCTCCTTTCACAGCGGGGCGTGTTGTTCCGAGGTTGGATCGTGGGAGGGCCTGCGGGGTGGGCGGAGCGGTACAAGCGGATGGCGTTGGAGTTGGGCATCGCCTCCCTCGTCCGCTTCGAGGGCCGCATCGGCGCGGACGAAGTGCCGTCCGCACTGGCAGCCTGTGACGCGCTTGCGTATCCCGCACCGCGCTCCGACCATCCCTACTTTCGCCGGGACACGTCCCCCCTCAAGATCTTCGAGTACCTGGCTGCCCGTCGCCCCATCGTGGCCGCCGACCTGCCGCCCCTGCGGGATGTTCTCGATGGAAGCGTGGCAAGATTATGCGCGCCGGGTGATCCCGCATCCCTTGCCCAGGCTTTGGAAGACGTGCTGAAACATCCTCAGGAAGCGCAAACCCGCGTGCAGGAAGGATGGCAGCGCGTGCAGACGCACACATGGGAGGAGCGGATGAAGAGGATCCTTATACTCTCATGA